A genomic window from Populus alba chromosome 19, ASM523922v2, whole genome shotgun sequence includes:
- the LOC118056729 gene encoding NADPH-dependent aldehyde reductase-like protein, chloroplastic isoform X1, protein MATTDPVNPSSLPLQDRVAIVTGSSRGIGKAIAIHLASLGAKLVINYASNKDQADLVAEEINSCCSENTPHATVVQADISVPAQVKLLFDEAERVFGSQVHVLVNSAAIANTKYPTIANTLVEDFDRLFSVNCRGTFLCCKEAAKRIKQGGGGRIILLSSSSVGALRPNSATYTSSKAAVETMTKILAKELKGTGITANCVAPGPIATDMFFVGRSEELVKRVIEACPHGRLGETKDVAPLVGFLASDAGKWINGQVIRVNGGHD, encoded by the exons ATGGCAACAACAGACCCGGTGAACCCATCATCTCTCCCACTTCAGGATCGAGTAGCCATAGTGACAGGCTCATCCCGAGGTATTGGTAAAGCCATAGCCATCCACTTGGCCTCATTAGGTGCAAAACTTGTCATCAATTACGCTTCTAACAAGGACCAAGCTGATCTTGTAGCTGAAGAGATCAACTCTTGCTGTTCTGAGAATACCCCACATGCTACAGTGGTTCAAGCTGACATTTCTGTGCCTGCCCAGGTTAAGTTATTGTTTGATGAGGCTGAAAGAGTGTTTGGATCACAGGTTCACGTCTTGGTCAATTCAGCTGCTATTGCTAACACTAAGTACCCTACAATTGCCAACACTTTAGTAGAGGATTTTGATCGTCTTTTCAG TGTCAATTGCAGAGGCACGTTCTTATGCTGCAAAGAGGCAGCAAAGAGAATTAAACAGGGTGGTGGGGGTAGAATCATATTGTTATCGAGCTCATCCGTGGGTGCATTGAGGCCAAATTCAGCAACATACACGTCATCAAAAGCAGCAGTGGAGACAATGACAAAAATACTAGCGAAGGAGCTCAAAGGGACTGGTATTACTGCAAATTGTGTGGCACCAGGGCCAATTGCCACTGACATGTTCTTCGTCGGTAGGAGTGAGGAGCTTGTGAAGAGAGTGATTGAGGCGTGCCCGCATGGGAGGCTTGGCGAGACCAAGGATGTAGCTCCTCTTGTTGGGTTCTTGGCTAGTGATGCTGGTAAATGGATAAATGGACAAGTTATTCGTGTCAATGGTGGCCATGATTAA
- the LOC118056730 gene encoding early nodulin-93, with protein sequence MGIPSELRHYWAQKTLANQNLNHNGYDINNRRSLLIASPAEEQKILQARLCTQEGVRAGVKAAVITCVATAVPTLTAVRVIPWAKANLNYTAQALIISAASIAAYFITVDKTILECARRNAHYNKRD encoded by the exons ATGGGAATCCCATCTGAGCTAAGGCATTACTGGGCACAAAAAACTTTAGCCAATCAAAACCTTAATCATAATggttatgatattaataatcgTAGATCTTTGTTGATTGCTTCTCCAGCTGAAGAACAAAAGATTTTGCAAGCTAGACTTTGTACTCAAG AGGGTGTACGTGCAGGAGTCAAAGCAGCTGTTATCACCTGCGTTGCCACTGCAGTGCCTACA CTAACTGCTGTTCGCGTGATTCCTTGGGCAAAGGCTAACCTCAACTACACTGCTCAGGCACTCATTATATCTGCTG CATCAATTGCTGCATACTTCATCACTGTTGACAAAACTATCTTGGAGTGTGCAAGAAGAAATGCTCATTACAATAAAAGAGATTGA
- the LOC118056727 gene encoding TATA-box-binding protein 2 isoform X1 produces MAEQGGLEGSQPVDLSKHPSGIVPILQNIVSTVNLDCRLDLKQIALQARNAEYNPKRFAAVIMRIREPKTTALIFASGKMVCTGAKSEQQSKLAARKYARIIQKLGFAAKFKDFKIQNIVGSCDVKFPIRLEGLAYSHGAFSSYEPEIFPGLIYRMKQPKIVLLIFVSGKIVITGAKVRDETYTAFENIYPVLSEFRKVQQ; encoded by the exons atggcAGAGCAAGGGGGCTTGGAAGGTAGCCAGCCAGTGGATCTTTCCAAGCATCCTTCTGGCATTGTTCCCATCCTCCA GAACATTGTTTCAACTGTGAACTTAGATTGCAGGCTGGATCTTAAGCAAATTGCCCTGCAAGCCCGTAATGCAGAATACAACCCCAAG CGTTTTGCTGCTGTCATCATGCGGATTAGGGAACCAAAAACTACAGCATTGATTTTTGCATCTGGAAAGATG GTGTGCACAGGTGCCAAGAGCGAACAACAGTCAAAACTTGCTGCTAGAAAG tATGCACGAATCATCCAAAAGCTTGGCTTTGCTGCCAAATTtaag GACTTTAAAATTCAGAATATTGTTGGCTCTTGTGATGTCAAGTTCCCCATCAGACTTGAAGGGCTTGCATACTCCCATGGTGCTTTCTCAAGT TATGAACCTGAAATCTTTCCGGGCTTAATATATCGAATGAAACAACCAAAGATTGTGCTTCTTATTTTTGTCTCAGGAAAAATTGTGATCACCGGAGCCAAG GTGAGAGATGAGACATACACAGCCTTTGAAAACATATACCCTGTCCTTTCAGAGTTTAGGAAAGTCCAGCAATG a
- the LOC118056729 gene encoding NADPH-dependent aldehyde reductase-like protein, chloroplastic isoform X2 produces the protein MATTDPVNPSSLPLQDRVAIVTGSSRGIGKAIAIHLASLGAKLVINYASNKDQADLVAEEINSCCSENTPHATVVKLLFDEAERVFGSQVHVLVNSAAIANTKYPTIANTLVEDFDRLFSVNCRGTFLCCKEAAKRIKQGGGGRIILLSSSSVGALRPNSATYTSSKAAVETMTKILAKELKGTGITANCVAPGPIATDMFFVGRSEELVKRVIEACPHGRLGETKDVAPLVGFLASDAGKWINGQVIRVNGGHD, from the exons ATGGCAACAACAGACCCGGTGAACCCATCATCTCTCCCACTTCAGGATCGAGTAGCCATAGTGACAGGCTCATCCCGAGGTATTGGTAAAGCCATAGCCATCCACTTGGCCTCATTAGGTGCAAAACTTGTCATCAATTACGCTTCTAACAAGGACCAAGCTGATCTTGTAGCTGAAGAGATCAACTCTTGCTGTTCTGAGAATACCCCACATGCTACAGTG GTTAAGTTATTGTTTGATGAGGCTGAAAGAGTGTTTGGATCACAGGTTCACGTCTTGGTCAATTCAGCTGCTATTGCTAACACTAAGTACCCTACAATTGCCAACACTTTAGTAGAGGATTTTGATCGTCTTTTCAG TGTCAATTGCAGAGGCACGTTCTTATGCTGCAAAGAGGCAGCAAAGAGAATTAAACAGGGTGGTGGGGGTAGAATCATATTGTTATCGAGCTCATCCGTGGGTGCATTGAGGCCAAATTCAGCAACATACACGTCATCAAAAGCAGCAGTGGAGACAATGACAAAAATACTAGCGAAGGAGCTCAAAGGGACTGGTATTACTGCAAATTGTGTGGCACCAGGGCCAATTGCCACTGACATGTTCTTCGTCGGTAGGAGTGAGGAGCTTGTGAAGAGAGTGATTGAGGCGTGCCCGCATGGGAGGCTTGGCGAGACCAAGGATGTAGCTCCTCTTGTTGGGTTCTTGGCTAGTGATGCTGGTAAATGGATAAATGGACAAGTTATTCGTGTCAATGGTGGCCATGATTAA
- the LOC118056724 gene encoding GATA transcription factor 12 — protein sequence MDFCRNVTVSGEYHHQQEHVLASPPPCSQLTAAAASNSPLDDLFSAQNTEVDFSMEWLSVFVEDCLSSTGNCLPAPASDAQKTNTEENPPKPLQQKPQDQENPSSSKKLAIPGKARSKRRRTSGDRSRNPLTSWCYTNQAFNLACSDPPLLQQTHWLADSELITPIKDGSDNRGIDGEVQEKSAVEGDGEEDQGKVVEVGSSSSKDSIGSLESDIGERQPRRCTHCLAQRTPQWRAGPLGPKTLCNACGVRYKSGRLLPEYRPAKSPTFVSYLHSNSHKKVMEMRMANSDVFNT from the exons ATGGATTTTTGCCGGAATGTGACAGTTTCCGGTGAGTATCATCACCAGCAAGAGCATGTCCTTGCTTCCCCTCCTCCTTGCTCTCAGCTTACTGCCGCCGCCGCTAGTAATAGTCCTCTTGATGACCTCTTCTCTGCTCAAAACACG GAAGTTGATTTTAGCATGGAATGGCTGTCAGTATTTGTAGAAGACTGCTTATCCAGCACCGGAAACTGCCTCCCAGCACCAGCAAGTGATGCTCAAAAGACGAACACAGAAGAAAACCCTCCAAAACCCTTGCAACAGAAACCCCAAGACCAAGAAAACCCATCTTCCTCGAAGAAACTTGCAATCCCAGGAAAGGCAAGAAGCAAGAGAAGAAGGACTTCTGGTGACAGAAGCAGAAACCCATTAACTAGCTGGTGTTATACCAACCAAGCCTTTAATTTGGCATGCTCAGACCCTCCTTTGCTCCAGCAAACACATTGGTTAGCTGATAGTGAACTCATTACGCCCATAAAAGATGGTAGCGACAACAGAGGCATTGATGGTGAGGTACAAGAAAAATCAGCAGTGGAAGGTGATGGTGAGGAGGACCAAGGAAAGGTAGTAGAAGTAGGGAGTAGCAGCAGTAAGGACAGTATAGGGAGTTTGGAGAGCGACATTGGAGAGCGACAACCAAGGAGGTGCACCCATTGCCTTGCACAAAGGACCCCACAATGGAGGGCAGGACCATTGGGTCCAAAAACACTCTGCAATGCATGTGGAGTAAGATACAAGTCAGGCAGGTTACTGCCGGAGTACAGGCCAGCAAAGAGCCCTACTTTTGTGAGCTATTTGCACTCCAACTCTCATAAGAAGGTAATGGAGATGAGAATGGCTAACTCTGATGTCTTCAATACCTAG
- the LOC118056727 gene encoding uncharacterized protein isoform X2 — protein MAEQGGLEGSQPVDLSKHPSGIVPILQNIVSTVNLDCRLDLKQIALQARNAEYNPKRFAAVIMRIREPKTTALIFASGKMVCTGAKSEQQSKLAARKYARIIQKLGFAAKFKDFKIQNIVGSCDVKFPIRLEGLAYSHGAFSSYEPEIFPGLIYRMKQPKIVLLIFVSGKIVITGAKVRDETYTAFENIYPVLSEFRKVQQCFLLQETKTLESSHAIKNNSNLRVPTLAFENYKQQSTQGRLKLLFNNGGIHCKLLGNDFLGALRSSPTQKRKIRFLGANCTKLCAAASLSKKSKHFYTEASQSVSEASDESDEDYDSEKDELACFRGLVLDISYRPVNVVCWKRAVCLEFMEKADVLEYYDQTVNSPSGSFYIPAVLRVPHLLQVVKRRRIFRSKLSRKNILHRDNYTCQYCSSHENLTIDHVLPTAQGGEWQWENLLVNFETGALPFPLRVYYNWNTYIMSYRDGRIMYGEHGRSIED, from the exons atggcAGAGCAAGGGGGCTTGGAAGGTAGCCAGCCAGTGGATCTTTCCAAGCATCCTTCTGGCATTGTTCCCATCCTCCA GAACATTGTTTCAACTGTGAACTTAGATTGCAGGCTGGATCTTAAGCAAATTGCCCTGCAAGCCCGTAATGCAGAATACAACCCCAAG CGTTTTGCTGCTGTCATCATGCGGATTAGGGAACCAAAAACTACAGCATTGATTTTTGCATCTGGAAAGATG GTGTGCACAGGTGCCAAGAGCGAACAACAGTCAAAACTTGCTGCTAGAAAG tATGCACGAATCATCCAAAAGCTTGGCTTTGCTGCCAAATTtaag GACTTTAAAATTCAGAATATTGTTGGCTCTTGTGATGTCAAGTTCCCCATCAGACTTGAAGGGCTTGCATACTCCCATGGTGCTTTCTCAAGT TATGAACCTGAAATCTTTCCGGGCTTAATATATCGAATGAAACAACCAAAGATTGTGCTTCTTATTTTTGTCTCAGGAAAAATTGTGATCACCGGAGCCAAG GTGAGAGATGAGACATACACAGCCTTTGAAAACATATACCCTGTCCTTTCAGAGTTTAGGAAAGTCCAGCAATG TTTCCTACTTCAAGAAACCAAAACCTTGGAAAGTTCCCACGCAATCAAGAACAATAGTAACCTCCGAGTTCCCACATTAGCAtttgaaaattacaaacaacaaagca CACAAGGTCGCTTGAAGTTGCTGTTTAACAATGGTGGGATTCACTGTAAGCTTCTGGGGAATGATTTTCTTGGTGCGTTGAGATCATCTCCGACCCAGAAGAGAAAGATCAGGTTTCTTGGTGCTAATTGTACAAAGTTATGTGCTGCTGCTTCTTTGAGCAAGAAATCCAAGCATTTTTACACAGAGGCAAGTCAAAGTGTTAGCGAGGCTAGTGATGAGAGTGATGAAGATTATGATAGTGAGAAGGATGAATTGGCTTGCTTTAGAGGCCTTGTCTTGGATATCTCTTACAG GCCAGTGAATGTTGTGTGCTGGAAGCGTGCCGTGTGTCTGGAATTCATGGAGAAG GCTGATGTACTAGAATATTATGATCAGACAGTAAATTCCCCAAGCGGATCCTTTTACATTCCAGCTGTATTAAGG GTTCCACATCTACTGCAGGTTGTTAAGAGAAGAAGAATATTCAGAAGCAAACTTAGTCGCAAGAATATACTTCATCGGGACAACTATACTTGTCA GTACTGTTCTTCCCATGAGAATTTGACCATTGACCATGTTCTGCCAACCGCGCAAGGAGGCGAATGGCAATGGGAAAATCTG TTGGTTAATTTTGAAACTGGTGCTTTACCCTTTCCTCTTCGGGTTTATTACAATTGGAACACATATATTATGAGCTACAGAGATGGCCGTATAATGTATGGAGAACATGGAAGATCAATAGAAGACTAA